In the Prionailurus viverrinus isolate Anna chromosome A3, UM_Priviv_1.0, whole genome shotgun sequence genome, CAGTGCAGCCCGCCGGTCTCCTCTGACCCGTGgcctgcccctccgcccctccgcccccagATGGCCACTTCTACCAGAAATGGGCTCCGCTGCACGACCCTCGGGACACCCGCGCTGGGACCAAAGGCTTCGTCAAAGTCACTTTGTCCGTGCGGGCGCGCGGGGATCTGCCTCCTCCGCTACCAGCCCCGGGGCCAGGTCACAGTTCGGACATCGAGAAGTgagctggggtgagggtgggggtaaGAATAAGACCGGGCGTGGCCTCCGGGACGCCGTAGCGGGGGTGGTGAAGCCCGACACCGCGGCGTTCCGCGGCCTCAGCGCCCCACTCCCTTAGGAACCTGCTCCTGCCACGCGGGGTGCCGGCCGCGAGGCCGTGGGCGCGGCTGCGCGTGCGCGTGTACCGGGCCGAGGGGCTGCCCGCGCTGCGCCCGGGGCTGCTAGGCAGTCTGGCCCGCGCCCTGCAGGACCAGCGCGTCCTCATGGACCCCTACGTGCGCGTGTCTTTCCTGGGGCAGCAGGTAAGTCCCTCCCGTCCCCACTCGGCCGAGGCGCGGGCCCCGGTGCCGTGCTGACCCCACTCCGCCGCGGCCCCCAGGGCGAGACGTCTGTGCGCGGCGAGGCGGCGGCGCCCGAGTGGAACGAGCAGCTGAGCTTCGTGGAGCTCTTCCCGCCGCTGACGCGCGGCCTCCGTCTGCAGCTGCGGGACGACGCACCCTTGGTCGATATGGCCGTCGCCACGCACGTGCTAGACCTGAGGCAGATCTCACACCCGGGCCGCGCGGGTGAGCGCCTGCGGCCAGCGCTTGCTGCCTCCGCCTGGTCCTGCCCGTCCTGGGTCCCTCCCCTGGCCGCAAACTCCAGCCCTGCTATCCCGCTCCGCCGCTCCACCCAGCACCAAGCCGTCCCCGCCCTTCGGGGCCTCACCTGTCGTCCCCAGACTACAAACCCCACTCTCGGTTTGCCTCTGTTGACAAAATTCTACGGACAGCCGCATATCCAGTAGCCGCGCCAGCTGTGCTCTCCCTGAAGATTTGCACGCAGAGAAAATAAACCCACTCACATCTTGCGTTCACCCCGCCCCTCACGGGATCACCTATAGCTCCGCCCCAATCGTGACTCCACCCCCAGAACTCGGGCTTCGGCAGTAGAGCTACGGGTTGTTTGTCCCAAGGGCCTTTGGCAGCTGGGGTAGATTAGATGTGCTCTCGGGTTTTGGTCCGTAGCTGTCGGTCCGCAGCTGTTCTCAGACTTCCCTCTCAGAGCTGCCAAAGCCCAATCCGACTCCCTGCCCCCTTGGACTTGCAGGAGATAAGAGTATGCTGCATAGACTGACCTAGTACCCATCTGCCCCGTGCTTCCCTCCAAAACGCTGTTCTTGTCCCCCACAGCGGGGTTTAACCCCACTTTCGGCCCGGCATGGGTGCCTCTCTATGGCTCTCCCCCCAGTGGGGGACTCCGGGATGGTCTTCAAAGTCTCAATGAAGGACTTGGCCAAGGCATTTGGTTCCGCGGCCGCCTGCTGGTTGCTGTGTCCATGGAAGTATCGGAAGGGAGAGCTGAACCTGAGCCTCCCCAGGCCCCACAGGGGCCCAGATTGTCCAGGctcatgagaaagaagaagaaagccagGGGGGGCCAGACCCCAACCGGGATCCCACAGCACCTGGATGCCAGTCCCAGTGGTGATGGTCCTGAGATTCCTGGTGccatggaggtggaggtggaggactTGCTGCCTCTGCCAGAGGTGGGAGCTGGGGTTTTAGCAAAGGGAGGGGGTCACTCTCAGCTCTGGAGTAACTGGCTCTCTGGCGTTAAACACAGGGGTGGAGTCTGAATTTCTGGGCCTGGATAAAGAATgcagtgtgtgtatacatgtgctcttgtgtatatacatatggggggggggggggctgagcaCTGAGAGGTAGGATACTTGTAGTGGTATTTCTAGGTCTTGGTTGCAGTCTTTCTATCAGCATTGTGGCCAAGCAAAGTTTGGATTGCaacctgggtgggtgggggctgacTGCCGTCTGACCCTCCTTCCTCAGAATGCCCTGGCGCCCTTGCAAGATTTCCTGCTCTTCGGTGTGCTTTTTGAGGCCACGATGATTGACCCTGCCTTGGCCTCCCAGCCCATCAGCTTTGAGATCTCTATCGGTGTGTGGCCTAGCTGAACCCCTGAGGGTCATGGGTTTAAGGGTGGGGATTCTTGTTCCAGACTTAGGCCCCTGGAAGGGAAATTGACCTTCAGTAAGGGGTGGGCTCTGGCTTTTATTGAGGCAGAGTTAGTTTGAAGGAGGGGTCAGACCCTAAGCTGGGTTCCCCCTGACCCTTGCTGCTCTGGGCAGGTCGTGCAGGCCGCCTGGAGGAGCAATTGGGCCcaagggccagggctggggagggagcggAGGGCAAGGCTGAGGAGGCACAGCCTCTGCTGGAGACGGAAATGGGAGCCGGGCTAGTGTTGGAGGAGGAGCTAGGGACCCCTGCTCAGCGGCCTGAGCCCATGGATGGCAATGGGTGAGTACTCCTGGTGTCTGGAAGGAGGGTGTTGGGAGATCCTCAGTGGCCCAGGACTGCCCCTCGCAGCCTCTGCtcttctaccccccaccccccacccctctggtaCAGGCCGTATTTCTGCTTGCCCCTGCGTCACCGAAAgccatgtgtgcacgtgtggagCCGCTGGGAAGATCACACGTGGCGCCTGCAGAGCACTAACTGTGTGCGGAAAGTGGCCGAGAGGCTGGTGAGAGCGAGGCGGGTGCCCATAGGGAGAGGCTGGGATGTCGGGAAGACTGTGGCCTTTGAAAGGAGCTCTGGAGCGAGGCTAATAGGTAGAGCACCTGGGAGCCAGCATGCCCTAGGTGCAGGGCTAAAGAGCCAAAGAGCTCCAGTGGAACAGAGGAGACCAGAAATTGTGGGAAGACAGGGCTTCAGAATTGATACACCCAGAAAGGGGCCAGGTGAAGGCCATGGGTAGAGCTACTGGGGGCCCAGCCCCACTGCCGTGGAGCTGGTAGAGAAAAAGATGGAACCATGACCTGGATGGAGCTGAAGAAGCCCTGGGCATGGAAGTGCGGCAGTGAGTGGGAGAGGCTCTGGAGTGGGGATGTGGTCTAAAAGAGGGAGTCTGCAACCCTTTGACTCTGACCCTCTGGCCCTGTCGCGCAGGACCAGGGGCTGCAGGAGGTTGAGACTCTGCAGCGCAGGCCGGGGCCTGTTGCCTGCACACGGCTCAAGCAGGCGCTGGAAGAGTTGGTGGCAGGGAGCAGGTGAGCTGGGAGCCTCAGCCTCACTGCTGTGGGGCTTCGTGTCAAACTCCAGGGTGAGGGAAACTCGTGGTGGCTGTTTGGAGCCAGGGTGGCTGGAGGCTGCGTTTGCTCCACTCTTCACAGGAGAATAAGGAGATGACGATCCCCATCAAGGGAGCGTCATAGAAACTATTGGGGGTTAGGCCACTCCCCTCCAGTAAACTCCCTTCCAGCTAATCTCCCCTCCTACTTCATGGAGAACATAGAAGCTTCACCTTCCTCCAGCAAGTCTACCACCTTGCCAGCTTCTGCACCCATCTGCTCACCTTCCCTTTTGCTATAGTGGAGGAAGGGTCCCTGCTTCCACAGTCATGGCTGTGATCTTGATTTCATCTCTCATCTACGGAGGAACTAGCTCTGCAATTGTCCACTTTCTCTCCTGCAGCATCAACTGGTCCCTAGTTACCAGGTCATTACTGTAACCATGTAAACTTGTTCTAATGACTTCCATCTTTGACCTTCACTGCCCTGAATTCCATAACCTGCTCCCTGCTCCAAGTActtgggtctttttcttttttctttctttctttctttctttctttctttctttctttctttctttctttcttctttctctttccttctttctttcatgtttatttatttattctgagagagagagagagagcaagagatcATGCGAGtgctctggggaggggcagagagaaagggagagagagagaattccaagtaggctccatgctgtcagcacagagccccacgcagggcttgatcccacaaactgtgagatcatgacctgagccgaaaccaagagttggacgcttaaccgagtcacccaggcaccccataagtgTTTTTCTGATCCTCTTCTCAAAAGAGTTATTAAtccatttattcaataatatttatGGCACTTactatgccagacactgttttagGTGCAGAAATAACAGTgaaaaagcattcttttttttttaagtttatttatttattttgacagagacagagcaagcaaaggaggggcagagaaagtgggggagagagaatcccaagcaggctccacgctgtcagcacagagcccaatgcagggctcaaataacaaactgtgagatcatgacctgatctgaaaccaagagccagacgcttaattgactgagcccccaggtgcccagtGAAAAAGCATTCTTGCCCACAAAAATTCCTGAAACTTATATTCTGGTGGGGGATAGTGTGGAGGTTGGAtagaaataagtaataaacataataaggaagaaatataagAATTATGATAAGGATAGTGTTAGGGAGAAAATAAAGCTAGGAAATATTAGAGGTGTTGCAATTTTAGAAAGGGTGGCAAAGAGGGGCCACTATGAAGTTGATATGAAGAAGTTGAAGGAGCAAGCTGTATCTGTAAGGGTGTTCCAGACAGAAGggatagcatgtgcaaaggcactgtGGTAAATATGCCTGGTGTgtttgaggaggaggaagggaaccAGTGTGACTCTAGCACAGTGAGGAGAGTAGATGAGGCTGCAGTGTGTGTGGGGAAAGGAAGATAATGGTGGGGAGAGGCATGTGGAAACCTCAATTGCCATTGTAATGACTGTCCGTGGCTTCTTCTCTGATTTACTTGAAGAGCCACTGAAGGTTttgaaaggagaagggaagggatgtGCTCTGACTTATCCTTTAAAAAGGTCAGTGGGGAAGGGATGATATAAGAGAGGAAGCAAAGAGATTACTAAATAGGACATTGTAATAATCCAGGTGACCAATATTGATGAATCTAATTTAGGGTGGTTGCAGTGGACATAGAATGACATGAATGGATTCAAGAGCAATTTGTACTTTGAACGTGACAACTCAGGACTTGTGAATAGAAGGTATAGGGGATGAGGAAAAATGTACAAGAAGGAGTCATGAATGACCCTCAAGATCTTGGCTTGCACAACTGTGTAGATGGTGCTATTTACTGAGCTATGGAAAGCAAGAGAAGGAGGAGGTCTGATGGCAGCGAAGGGAATATCAGAAGCTCATTTTGGGGTATGTTAACTTTGAGATTTCTATTAGACTTATAAGCAGATGTGTCTGTTAGGCTGTTAGCTGTATGAGTTGAGGTCTGGGGAGACTTCTAGGCTGGAAATGAAAAACTGGGAGCTGTAAATACATAGATGGAGCTGGATATGACTGTctaggaagcagagaaaagagaaactgagggaagcctgagtggctcagtcggttaagcatccaactttggctcaggtcatgatttcatggttcatgggttccagccctgtgttaggctctgtgctgacagctcagagcctggagcctgtttcggattctgtgactccttctctctctgcccctcccctgctcgttttctgtttccctctctgtctctcaaaaataaataaacgttaaaaatatatatattaaaaaaaaagagagagagaaaccgaggATCTGGAGAGCTCCAGCATGTGGAGGTCGGATGAGAGGAGGACTCAGGCAAGGGACTGCTTGTAGGTGGTCACTTTTCTGTCCCCATATTTCAGCCTCTCAGTGTGAGCAGATGCACTTGACCCCACACTCCTTCTTGAAAGACTCTGCTGTTGACTTCTATGCCTCTGgttttccttctgcttcccttgctgttctttctcttccacttgCTCCTTGTCTCTTCTTGACCTCTACATATTCTAAAGGTTCATGTGATTATGTTCCAGCGCTTTATTCTAAAGCTCTTTTCTCTGTCTACGTTCTCTACATTTGTTCCACAAGAGCTACCACCCTTAATCCAGTTTAATTCCTTGTTTGACTTTCTATATAGTGCCattaaactgtttttcttttcactttactGAAATGATTTTATGACTGAAATTATCCTTTGGCAGGGAAATTTCAATGGAAGATTTGTCTGTGTCATATTTTGCTATGTATAGTTTTGGccagtgtggttttctttttggcTATTATTCTACCAGATCCAATTTCCCTAAATCTCATCTTGTGGACCTAAATCTTATCAAGAAGATttgattcagttttattttatgttggtTATTTCTACCCATAGAAGCCTTGGAGCAAAGAGCAATTACTAAGCCAAAAGTGTAACCTCTGGAAGCAGTATTGGATGAAAAATCCTTGGagtcatttattttctatctttttgaaaatttccataataaaaacttaagaaataacCATAGGTCATAAAGGGCCCAAAATATTATGtctcaaaaatcattttaatttacccagaaaatattttttcagcatCGATTaggtgccagggcctgggggtACAAGTGGTAATCAAAATGAAGTCCCTGCCTTAGGGACtttctattactttttattttgagacacagataAAGCAGAATATGAGAATGGAGAAAGTGGCGGGGGCTGTTTAGAAGGGATGACCAGGGAAGATCTGagaggaggtaacatttgagtAGAGACCTGAATGAAGAAGGGAAGTGAGCCATGCGAAGATCTAGGGACCGAACATTCTAGCAGAGGGAGCAGCTAATACAAAGGCCTCGAGGTGGTGATGGGCTGGGTGTATTCACGGAGGAGCAGAAAGGCCAGTGTGATGTGATGGTTGGATTGTGCATGAGGGGAGAGGAATGTTTGATGAGGATAGGGGAGATAAAGGGAGCCTGATTATGTAGGGCTTTCTTAAAAATGCTGTTGTTTGAGATGAGAAACCTCTAGAGAGGAGTGAAATGGTCTGGAAAAGCATTGAAAATATCTCTCTGGATGCCATATTGAGAATATTCATGGGGAGAGTAGGAAAGGAGCATAGTAAGACCAGCTAGGAAGCTGCTGCAATAGTTCTAGGCTTGGACTAGGATGGtcctggaaaaggagaaaagtggTCAGATGCTGAACATATTTTGAAGATGGAGCCTGAACAATATGCCGGTGGATTGATGTggaataggaaggaaagaaagagtagTGAAGGATGTCTCTGaagttttaaagtaaaacagATTTTGGCAGGggagaggtgtgtgtgggggcggTAATTGGAAATTATGCACTTGGTTTGGGCATGTAATGTTTGAGCTACCATTAGTTAATGTTGGGACTATAAAGCCCATCTGAGCCTTTAGTGTTCATTGGAATCCCTCAGAACCAGCATGCAGATTCTAGCAGCAGGTTTGGGTCAGGGcggagattctgcatttctaactagGTGATACCACTGCTGTTGGTCCTGGGCCAGCTTTGAGTAGCCAGGGCAGTAGATAGTTACATAGTAGTGCCTTCTGGGGCTCCAAAGTGAGGCTGGCCTCTATGCAGTTGGGAGTGGTCCATGTACAGACGCCATCCTTGGCTTAGGAAAGGGACGTCTTTGAGAACATGACTGACAGGAGCTGTGAGGGAGtctgggaggtggtgggaggcCTGCTCTGAGGGAGGTGGTCCTCTAGGGGTCAGCGTTCCCTCCTCTGACTCCCACCTGCCATGCCCGCTCCTGCTCACTGCAGACAGTTTTGCCATGGTGCTGAGCGCAGGACAATGACCCGGCCCAATGCCCTGGATCGATGCCGAAGGAAACTGCTCGTGCACAGCCTGGTACGGTCTGGGGAAGGGGGATCAGGGGTACCTAGCTGGGGCCCTTCACTCATGTTTCTTCCTGCCCTTCCAGAACCTGTTGGCAAAGCAAGGACTGCGGCTTCTACGGGGTCTGAGACAGGGCAACGTGCAAGAGAAGGTGGCCTTGTCCAAGAAGCTCTTGGCCAAACTGCGCTTCCTGGCCCAGGAGGTAACACCTGGCCACCTATTTCCCTACCCTGCACACcctggtggtgatggttgcacaacactggtTGATGCACAGCAATgtactactgaactgtacacttaaaaatgtttgcagAGGTAAGTTTTATGcaatgtgtattttaccacaattaaaaaaaaaacaggaaaaaaaaaagaagtcaggttGGACTTTGAGGTTGCCTGTGGGGCATCCAAGAGAGATATGTCTAGGAGGCAGGTGGCTCTATGGATCTGGGGTTTAAGGGTATGTGTCAGGGCTAAGATGGATGCTTTGTCCATCGGACCAGTGGAAGCTGCAGCACAGGTGGTCTCAGCTCCATCCATGACCCAGTTCTCTGCCCGCAGCCCCAGCCACCCCTCCCAGATGTGCTAGTCTGGATGCTCAGTGGGCGGCGCCGAGTGGCCTGGGCCCGGATCCCTGCCCAGGATGTGCTGTTCTCTGTGGTCGAGGAGGAGCGAGGCCGGGACTGCGGGAAGATCCAGAGTCTGCTGCTCTCGGTGAGGGGTGTGGGTTGCTGGAGACTGGAGTGGGGTGAGGCTCctagggtgggggcagggggcatgaGGTGGAAGGCTGTGGTTCCCATCAGGGTGTCCCCAAACTCtttgttgtatttaaaaaaaacttaaaagtttcttatttaaaacttttttttcaattaaaaaattttaagttataaaatgtcttattttaatttttaaattttttacatttaatatttacttaaagattattattctttttaaaagtatacgtGAACTCTTTTCAATTATCCTAAAAGCCAAAAGGAGATTGTACCTTTACCTAGGTCTACTTTGATGTGAGAAAAACACCAAGTTTTGTCAGCTCTGGGGCTGCACTGGCCCTTTTGCTGACCAGGCTCTGATAGACCGTCAGGTGACCAGAATGGGAGAGTGATGAGTCTGTTCCTTATAAGTACAGCTGGTTTGGGGGCAAAATGCTTCTAATCAAGGTGTCCCTGGAATAGATGCCAGCAAAGGTCCCTAGTACTAAGAAGCAGTGACTGTTGGGGTAGGGAACAGAGCATCTAAATGAGTTGGGGCTCAGAGGACAGAGGGGGTAAGCGTGGGGTGTGGCAGTGAAGAGCTTAGAGTGCATTTTGGGGGAATGGGGTTTGGTATAGGAAGTGACGGTGTTGGGGCCAGAGGACTAGGTTATGGGAGTGTTCAGGGTAATGGGTACTGGATAGACGGCATGGAGTGGGGTGTACGGATAGGGTACAGGGAGTACTCTTTGGCTTCGGCACTGGGAAGTGGTCTAGTGATACAGAGAGTATGGGCACACCCTGGGGGTGCAGGGACAGATCTAGGGGGGTGGTAAGAGGTGGGCCCTAACATGCCACCTCCCTGCAATAGGCACCTGGGGCAGCTCCAGGCGAAGTCTGTGCCAAGCTGGAGCTCTTCCTGTGGCTAGGGCTGGGCAAACAAGCCAAGGCCTGCACCTCAGAGCTCCCCCAGGACCTGCTGCCCGAGCCCTCTGCGGGGCTGCCCCACCACCTGTGCCGGGATGGTGAGTACAGCTCGACACTTGCCTCACGTGTGGGGCTAGATGCTCAGCTGGGGTCTTGGAGGGGTCTGGGGTCAGGGACTCCGGTGGTCCCCTGAACAAACATCTCTTTCTTGCCCCCACCGCAGACTTCAGCTACTTCCAGCTCCGGGCCCACTTGTACCAGGCCCGAGGGGTGTTGGCAGCAGATGACAGTGGGCTTTCGGACCCATTTGCTCGAGTCCTCATCTCTACCCAGTGCCAGACCACACGGGTGAGGGCTACACTGGGATGTTGTGGGAAGCGGGGGGCTCTGGGAGACAGAGTGGGGTGAGGGCTGAGCTTTTCCTCAGGCCCTAAGTCTCTTTTCCTGCTCTGGATTTTCAGGACAGGATACTGGATTGAGCTGCCCTGGTTTAGAGGGTGGTGTAGAACTAGAGGGCCTTCTGGATGAGGAATTGTTTTGAGGGGTTGACTGTAGGATTAGCCCCAAGGGTGGCAGTTTACAGTTAGGGGGACCAGGCTCCAACCCCACTCTGGTGGGCTGTTTCATCTTCACCACACTCTCCCTCCTTTTGTGATAAACAGCTGCTTAAAGTATCACTTCAGGGCAAGAGTGCTCATGTGGGATGTATGTTGGAGATTCCTTTGATGCCTGcctttgactccctctctgcaTGGCCCCCAAGGTCCTGGAGCAGACGCTGAGTCCCCTGTGGGATGAGCTCTTGGTGTTTGATCAGCTGATTGTAGATGGGAGGAGGGAGCATCTGCAGGAGGAGCCTCCATTAGTGGTCGTCAATGTCTTTGACCACAATAAGTTTGTGAGTGTGGCCTGGGCCCCATCTGTGTTCCCACCCCCAAGTGGCCCCCACTCCTCATCTTGATGCTCCCTTCCCCTGGCTCTGGAGCATCTTCTAGTTTTGTCTTAACTGCCCTGCTCTCTGCAGGGCCCCCCTGTGTTCCTGGGAAGGGCACTGGCCACCCCGAGGGTGAAGCTGACAGAGGACCCTTACCAACGCCCTGAGCTACAGTTCTTCCCCCTAAGAAAGGGGCCCCGGGCAGCCGGAGAGCTCATTGCCACCTTTGAACTCATTGAACTGGACTACAGTGGCCGGTTTGAGGTCAGAATACCCTGGCCTAGCCGGCACAGGCTGTGGACTCTTATATTCTATCAGGTTGTCTGCCTCCAGAGAATATGGAACATGTCCTGGGCATGTCCTGGGATTACCCCTCCAAGTATTTTACCCCCAGAAAATGCAGGCTGCAGATCTGTCTTGCAGTCACCTCATTGGACTTCCCAACTTCAGGGAACATTAGAAGTACACATATCGTGGGTTCCTTTTGCCAGGCCTTCCACCCTAGAGACAGACCCTAGGCTGCAGCTTGATCCTCATGCCTCAGACACCCACCTTCCTGTGCATGACTGCTTCCTGAGATATGCCCCTCCTGCCCATCCAGCCTTTTTAGTTCCTCTGGATTTATATTTCACTGGCAGCTCTCAATATCCCTTCCCCAAGCCCACATTTCCCTCCTTTGGCCTGATTCCTCCTTGACCTCTGATCTCTTGCCCCCTGCAGCCCTCAGTGCCCAGTGATGTAGAGCCCCAGGATCTGACACCACTGGCCGAGCCCCTCTCCGGGCGCCTGTCCCTGCCACCTAACGTGCGTCCAGTACTCAGGGAGTTCCGTGTTGAGGTATCGTCAGTCACatatccctcccacccccaccacacacacacacacacacacacacacacacacacacacacacacacctgggtgCCTTCTGTCAAGTGCAGGCCCCTGAATTTCTCACTTCCTGACCCCAGGTGCTGTTCTGGGGTCTGAGGGGTCTCGGCCGTGTGCATCTGTTTGAAGTGGAGCAGCCCCAGGTTGTGCTGGAGGTGGCTGGGCGACGTGTGGAGTCGGAGGTCCTGGCCAGTTACCGTGATAACCCCAATTTCACTGAGCTTGTCAGGCATCTGACAGTGGTGAGGACATGGGCTGGAAGCAAGAAATGCTGGGTTAACAAGTGAAAGGGCAGTGGGATGGTGAATTCCTAGCCAGTCATCTTAGGTTAATCAAGGgatcagcaaatatttttaaatttatttttaaattaatattattattatttttaatttacatccaaattagttaacatatagtataatgataacttcaggaatagaatttagtgattcatcattacatataacacccagtgctcatcccaacaaatgtcctccttaatgtctcttgcccatttagcccatccccccaccccaaacccctccagcagccctcagttcactctctgtatttaagtctcttatggtttgtctcccttcctgtttttatactgtttttgcttcccttcccttatgttcatctattttatatcttaaattccgcATAAGACTGAAtcatatttgtctctctctgactgacttatttcacttattgcTAGAGtgatatactctagttccatccatgttgttgcaaatggcaagattgcattctttttgatttccaagtaatactccattgtatatgtataccacatcttcttcttcttcttttttaatgcttatttttgagagagagagagagagagagagagagagagagagagagagaacatgagtgggagaggggcagagagagagaggaagacacagaatccgaagcaggctccggactccaagctgtcagcccagagcctgatgcagggctcaaactcatgaactgcgagatcatgacctgagccaaagtcggacacttaaccaactgagccacccaggcgccattcatctttattcattcattattcgatggacatttgggctctttccatactttgactattgttgatagtgctactataaacattggggtgcatgtgcccctttgaatcagctcttctgtatcctttggataaatacttagtagtgcaattgctgggtcgtagggtagttctatttttaactttttgaggaacctccatactattttccagaatggctgtaccagtttgcattcccaccagcagtgcaaaagggttcctctttctctgcagccttgtcaacatctgttgttgcctgagctgttaatgttGCCA is a window encoding:
- the LOC125161958 gene encoding fer-1-like protein 4 isoform X8 yields the protein MALIVRVRRLTGLPGSHDRQVRLSFRGFTQKTRKIHCGQEADIGELFHWPHYGAPLAAECLSVQVVNCSRVFSPRSLGTLVISLQQLQRTGHLVLREALVDENLRVSPIQVELDLKYQPPEGAAGAWAEEDFGASIQDSSELIIPNVGFQELEPGEARLERQAVALGHRLVRGLAQQDDEDGELELELDLEDEPDVELSGVVFSHLRSRTRGLARGDPFQMSRAQDFQVGVTVLEAQKLVGVNINPYVAVRVGEQRRVTATQRGTNCPFYNEYFLFEFHETRLHLQDLLLEITAFHSQALPFMASQIGTFRMDLGIIFDQPDGHFYQKWAPLHDPRDTRAGTKGFVKVTLSVRARGDLPPPLPAPGPGHSSDIEKNLLLPRGVPAARPWARLRVRVYRAEGLPALRPGLLGSLARALQDQRVLMDPYVRVSFLGQQGETSVRGEAAAPEWNEQLSFVELFPPLTRGLRLQLRDDAPLVDMAVATHVLDLRQISHPGRAAGFNPTFGPAWVPLYGSPPSGGLRDGLQSLNEGLGQGIWFRGRLLVAVSMEVSEGRAEPEPPQAPQGPRLSRLMRKKKKARGGQTPTGIPQHLDASPSGDGPEIPGAMEVEVEDLLPLPENALAPLQDFLLFGVLFEATMIDPALASQPISFEISIGRAGRLEEQLGPRARAGEGAEGKAEEAQPLLETEMGAGLVLEEELGTPAQRPEPMDGNGPYFCLPLRHRKPCVHVWSRWEDHTWRLQSTNCVRKVAERLDQGLQEVETLQRRPGPVACTRLKQALEELVAGSRQFCHGAERRTMTRPNALDRCRRKLLVHSLNLLAKQGLRLLRGLRQGNVQEKVALSKKLLAKLRFLAQEPQPPLPDVLVWMLSGRRRVAWARIPAQDVLFSVVEEERGRDCGKIQSLLLSAPGAAPGEVCAKLELFLWLGLGKQAKACTSELPQDLLPEPSAGLPHHLCRDDFSYFQLRAHLYQARGVLAADDSGLSDPFARVLISTQCQTTRVLEQTLSPLWDELLVFDQLIVDGRREHLQEEPPLVVVNVFDHNKFGPPVFLGRALATPRVKLTEDPYQRPELQFFPLRKGPRAAGELIATFELIELDYSGRFEPSVPSDVEPQDLTPLAEPLSGRLSLPPNVRPVLREFRVEVLFWGLRGLGRVHLFEVEQPQVVLEVAGRRVESEVLASYRDNPNFTELVRHLTVDLPEQPYLQPPLSILVIERRAFGRTVLVGSHVVSHMLRFILRAHEDPPKEEGEEEETVDLVPKGPKGQRSLDPSLAEVRMPRRLLKAPLKKLPLRSLLNQGPELEEDIPDPEELDWWSKYYASLQELQGQTNFDEDEMDDPGESDGVNLISVDGEVQDQGRGEAEVKGSVSQKKAIATLKIYNSTLEEEFNNFEDWLNVFPLYRGQGGQDGDAEEERSGHLVGKFKGSFLIYPESEAVSFSEPQISRGVPQNRPIKLLVRVYVVKATNLAPADPNGRADPYVVVSAGRERQDTKERYIPKQLNPIFGEVLELSISLPAEPELTVAVFDHDLVGSDDLIGETHIDLENRFYSHHRANCGLASQYDTDGYNAWRDALQPSQILAGLCQRCGLPGPEYRAGAVKVGSKVFLTSPETLPPGIPSHVD